TCCGAGTGCTTTTGAAGAAGTCTTTCGCGCGAATAGCAGAACTCCTTCTCTGTACCGGACTTATAGCAGCTAGTTTCCTTTCGGTAGCCGCGCACTCCTCGGTTAGCGCCGAGACCAGGTTCTCCGTCGTCCTCTTGTCCTGCAGCAGGGCCCCCTTCTCGGCAAGGCTGCTCTTTGCCGCCTCGCGCATGCGTGGGAGATTCATCCTTCCCAATCCGACTCTAGCTGCGTGAGCTGCATCAAGCACGAAGTTAGCTGGCTCGTAGCCATCTTCTTCGGAATCCGCAAACACAACGCAGGGACTCGCCAAGTTCCCCGCAGCACGGGAGAGCCTCACATGGGCGCTGCCACACGAGATCTGATAGTCCTCGACTATCTTGTCCACACTCTTCTCATCGGTTACGATACGTCCCAACGCGTAGTCTCCCTCGAGGCGCATCCCCATCCTCTGCGTAATAATGTCAGTACCCGCTCAAGCGATAATATCTAACCTTATACTTCAAGGCCCCGTCTTTCCAAAACAAAACCCGCCAGCGTGCATGCTGCATGGTAATCTACAAGACAGAGACCCGGCAGGCTTATTAACTGGAATCTTAACCACAAGTTTCTTTACTAGCTAGATCTAAAACCATCTTTTTCTAGACGCAAAAACCTATTTAGCGCTTAGTTGTTGGGAGCATTTCCATCACCCAGAACTCCACAGGGAGAGCCCCCGGAAAAACTATCTCAGAAGCCCTCCCCATTTATACACTTAAGATCATCAATTCTCTCGAATATCAGCCCGACAAACGTGAGCCGCCTCGCGCCATGTACAGAACCTAGCAATACGCCTGTCGCCACTGAGGCATGCCGGCTTCCCGATAAAGGCTCGCCTTTCCCACGGAGCCGAACAGCCCCATCTTCTGGGCAATGACCACCTTGCCAGCCTCAATGCACGAGGGGAAGATTGCATTGGGCTCCCAGCCGGAGCCCGCTTGGGACAAGATCTCACGTGCCCTATCAAAGAAGGCACTCTTATAGTCAGATGAGATGTTCACCTTCTGGATACCAATGCTCACTGCCTCGGCCACCTCGGAGTCGCGGTTGCCCGATCCCCCATGTAATACAAGGGGAACGTCCACGACGGCCTTTATGGACTCGAGGACGTCCATACGAAGTTTGGGCTCCACCCCCCGGGGATACAGCCCGTGACAGGTTCCGATGGCAACGGCCAGGGTGTCGACTCCGGTCCGCTCAACAAAGGTACGGGCATCGCTCGGGTCGGTGTAGATAACCTTGGTCACACCCCCCTCGATAGAGATCCCCGTGTCACCGATAGTCCCCAGCTCCCCTTCCACCGAGACGCCCAGCATGTGACAGTAGCGCACGACCTCGGCCGTTTCGGCCACATTCTCCTCAAAGGGCAATGCTGAGCCATCAATCATTACCGAGCTAAAGCCTATCCTTACCGCGCGCATGACACTTTCGATTGAGTCACCATGATCAAGATGTACCACAAATGGCACGGGGCTATTTGAGACTCGCGCGAGCACGTACTTGAGAAAATCATCTTTACAGTACGCAAGCTCCATCGGGTGGATGGCAACGATGGCCGGCGCATCGTTGCCCTCGGCTGCCTCCACGACCGTGCGAAAGAGATTCGAATCGGATAGGTTGAAAGCGCCAACGGCAAACCCGTGGCTCTTTGCCACACCGAGCATTTGATTCATGTTGATCAGCATCTAGACCTCCTCCCCATCAGACAGCGGCTTCTTGACCAGGCCCAGGAGCACCGCCCCCACGACCGTGCCGCACGCAATCGAGAGGACCCACATCAGGGGATTGTCAAAGACGTTTGGAATGAGTGTCGCCCACAGACCACCGTGCGGGACGCGACATGCGCAGTTAAAGACCAGCGAGAAGGTCGAGGAGACGGCGCTGCCGGCCATGATGCAGGGGATAACGTGCAGGGGATCACCAACAGCAAAGGGAATCGCGCCCTCGGTAATGTTGGAGGCTCCCAGAATCCAAGCGGACTTGCCCATCTCTCGCTCCTCGGAGGTGTACCTATTCTTAAAGAGGACGCAAGAGAGGGCAAGGGCGAGTGGGGGCGTAACGCCACCGGCCATAACGGATGCGAACGGCACATAGTTACCCGCCTCAAAGGCAATCATGCTGAACGCAAAAATGGACTTATTGAGAGGGCCACCCATGTCAAAGGCCATCATGCACCCCGTTATGATGCCAAGAGCGAGCTTGTTGCTCGTGTTGAGGCCGGTAAGCCAGCCCTCCAACATGCCAAGCAATACAGAGACGGGCGCACCGACGACAAACCACATGATCAGCGCAGAAATCCCCACCGAGAGGACAGGAATCAGGAGAACCGCCTTGATGGACTCGAGACTCTTGGGAACCTTTATATACTTCACGAGCAGTAGGGCGGTATATCCGGCCAGGAACCCCCCAATCATGCCTCCCAAGAAGCCAGCTCCGATGTACTTGGCGATCCAGCCGCACATAAGCCCAGCGGTGATTCCCGCCCTGTCAGCAATTGAATAGGCAATGCCTGCAGCAAGGACGGGGACCATGAGCCCAAGGGCTCCGTCTCCACCGCCAATGAAGTTCAGTGCGGCGGCAATGGGGTTGTAAGACGGGTCTCCCGCCGTCGCAGAGTCAAGACCCCAGATGAAACTGATGGCCAGCAGAATGCCACCCGCAACGACCACGGGAATCATAAAGCTCACGCCAGCCATGAGATGACGATAAATTTGGGATACGGCTCCGCGGGCACCTTCCTTTTCATCGGCGGCCATCCTCTGGTCAGGTCCTGAGGCTTCCGTCGTCGAACTCCCCCATACCCGAGCTCGGATAATCGCATTCTCAACGAACTCATCAGCATTTTTCACAGCTCTGGACGTACCGGCCTCGTAAAGACGCTTTCCTACGAAGCGCTCCTTACTTACGGCAGCATCGGCAGCAATGATAACCAAGTCGGCGGAGTCTATCTCATCCTTGGTCAGCTCGTTTTCTGCCCCCATGGCCCCGCGAGTCTCGACCTTAATGCAATGGCCCTTTTGCTCGGCGGCTTTTTGTATTGCCTCCGCAGCCATATACGTATGGGCAACACCAGTTGGACAGGTTGTTACGGCAACGATACGCATGGGTTCTCCCCTTTCGCACGGGTAAGCGTCAACATCTACGCACACGCCCTAAGACGACCAGGCCATTCTGCAGACACCTCCTCTCCACCTGTGCAGACTGGGCACATGGCTTTTGCCGTAGGGCAAAGATAAGTTTTTGATTTCTAAGGGCTGGCGGGTAGAGCCTAACTCTTGTAGCCTCTCTTCCTGAGCAGCCCATCCATGGTCTTCACCACATCAAGAGACATGTCAAAGCACGTGGCTGCCAGGTCTCCAGAAACGGCTCGTTCAAAGTCCTCTATCTCGTACGCCAAGGCGTCCGAGGTTTTTCCGCACGCAATATAACTAGAGGTTCCATCCGGATAGACCAACGTAGCCTCCTCTGCACGCACATAGTTATCGACAGTAACGTAGGCCTTGTCTCCAGCGACAATGGCTCGCTTGGGCAGCTTTGCCCGGAAGGCAAGGTTGGCACAGCCGATCATGTCCTCGCTCGTATGGAGGCTAATTGCCCACATCTCGTCAACACCAGTTTGGTATGCCTGGGTTACGCAACGAATCTCGTCGAAACTCCCCCTCAGAAAATAGCGCAGGAACGAAAGTGCATAGGTCCCTATGTCGAGCATCGCCCCGCCACCAAGCTCCCTGCTAAAAAAGCGGTTGGCGGGGTCATCCTCCTTGAGACTACCAAGGTCTGCCTTGACCATCTTGATGGTACCTAGATTATCATTTTCAATCATATTAGCAATCTTTTTAAAGAGGGGCATGTGAAAAATTGTCATGGCCTCGGCAAGCACGAGCCCCCCTTTCCTCGCAAGGTCCTGAAGCTCCAGAAGCTCGTCATAATCCCCCCAAATCGCCTTTTCGCACAAGACATGCTTGCCGTGCTCAAGGCAGGCTCGAACGTCGGCGAAGTGGCGGGAATTAACCGTTGCCACGTAGACGGCTTCGACCGAATGGTCCCGAAGCATCTCTTCGTAGCTGCCGTATGCCTTGACAGCACCATACTCATCCTTGAAAGCGCAAGACTTTGCCAAGTCGCGCGAGGCCACCGCATAGATGCCCTGCTTAGATGCGAGTGCCTCAGCGAATTCGCGGGCGATGTGACCCAGCCCCATGATTCCCCAGCGCATACGTCCCTCCCTGACTCTCTCCGTTTCCCATCCTCTATGTGGAATTCTATTTCATAGTATCAATTACTATGAAATACATAACCAGCATGCCCCTCGAGAACGCGTACGGTAGTAAATCGGCGGTAAGCGTTAGCTGAAGGTGGGAGTGGATTCCTTGTCCTTCCCCAAGCTCTTACGCTCCATGCGCGCGTGCTCATGGGTGGCGCCGCCGCCCGCAAAAACAAAGAGGAAGAGAGTTTCGAGCACGAAGTCCGTCGAAATGTGGGACGAGAACTGGCTGCCCGCAAGCATCTGATCCCGTGAGACTGCACTGAGGACCACATCTGCGCGTTGCGCAAGTTCAGACGTGGGGTTTGACGTCACGAATACTATAGTAGCTCCCGAATCCTCCGCATTATCCACGATGGTCTCAAGACGCCTAGAATATCCGGAGGCCGATACCACAAACAGGACGTCTCCCCTTCGCAGCGAGAGGGATGCCAAAATCATGGCCTCCGTAGTGGGAGGGCAGATCGTACGAATGCCAATTTGTCCCAGTTTAAAAGAAAGGTTCGAGCAGAGGGGGATGGAGTTTCCTACAGCGGCAAACTCAACAGTGTCGGCCCACCTGATCAAATCGACCACGCTATTGACAAGCTGAGGCTCGAGCTGCAATGCCGTACCCCTCAGCTCCTGAATTTTTGTCGCCAAAATATACTCTATCGAACCAGCCGCGTTATCAGGAGAAATCTCAGTTGCTGCCGGGAAACTGCCATCGTCCTCTATGACACCCTGTTCCTCGGCGATGGCCAGGCGTAGAGCGGAGAAGCTCTCATATCCAGCATGACGCACGAATCGGGAGACGGTTGCGCTCGAGGTTTGGCTGCCCTCCGCGATCTCCCTCACGGACAGGCGCGGTATCTCGCCGCCGTTTTGAAGTATGAAGTCCGCGACGCGGCGCTCCGTATCGGATAGCGTGTCGTAACCAGCACAGATCGTGTCAATCGTTCCCAACTTCTTGCTCATGAACATCTCCCTGACGGCTGTTGGGCTCTCACTCTAGCATAATAATCACAATGAAACATACTGTGAAACGTTATTTCTACGGACAGGAGAGAAGAGGCACCCAAAGCATCCCGCAGCACCGCCAAAGACCGCATTGAGCTCCTGGCCTTAACAAGGCAGACACTCCCGCCCCTATCGATGAGGTGAGCGATCGGTGCAAGGTCTCGCCATTACAACGATAAATTCACTTAGTAGCTCAACGCATGGAGACCGCATACAGGGCAAAATTCAACGCCAGATCTGATGAGGCCCGCTCATTATAGGCTACCGAAAGCTGACGCCTGCTCAACGGAGTTTTCAACGCGTAATAGAAAATATCAGAGCAATTACTTCCCTTTATAATCCCAGAAGGAACAATGCCAACACCGCATCCACTCTTAACAAGCTCATATATATTGCTCGAGCTCTCGGTCTCAATTGAGCAAATCGGGCGGAATCCCGCAGATTTGCAAATTGCCATGACACTCTCACGAAGCCTACGACCTTGCTTTGGGACTATGAAGGGGACGCTGGACAACTTACGAAAATCATCCATTGAACATGGCCTGTCTTCTTGTGGCATGTTGGCCATGAAAACTCTTGTCCTTGGCATGATGAGCACCAGATCGTCATCAAACACACACTTGCACTTAATAGACTTATCCTTCCTAGGAGAGATGACAAAGGCCAGGTCGACATCGCCCATGACGAGCAGGCGCTCCCCCTCATCCGACATGGCCTCTATGATTGAAAAAGTAACCGAGGGATGAGACTGTTGGAAACTGGCCAAGACATTAGAGAGATAGCACTTCTCGTAGTAGGGTGCTATTGCTAGCCTTAGGTGTTTTCCCCTGTTTCCGATACAGGCTTCCATCTTTTCTTTTAGCGCGCTCATCGCGTCGAGAACGTTCTCTCCCTCGCCCACAAAAACCTTTCCTGCATCCGTAAGAGTAAGATGCCGACCATTTCCGCGCAGGAACAGCTTTGTGCCCAGCTGAGACTCCAACTTGCTAATGGCCTGCGACAAAGCTGGTTCACTCACAAAGCACGCGCTTGCAGCTTCGGTAAAGCTACCCAACTTTGAGACACTAAGGACATATTGAATGTCTCTCAGCTGCATTATTTAATATCCTCTCTTTATATGGCATTAGTCATTTTTTATCTTCTCACTCCTTCAAAGCTGCCACTCGTTCGAGTCGGTGATCGGACAATCTTTTACCATTTACCTTCGCCAATCGCCTGTGAACGGCATTGTTGGCATTCATTTGTAATACTGCGCTCTATAGTATCCTTCCTAAAACTCATTTAGTATTACTATTATTTATTTCATTTACCATTATTTACCATTGATCTAATAATTTTATAGGTAATAAGTACTGATAAAATAAACTCATTCTATGAAATCAATAGTATTAGTAATACTAAGTTACTCCTAGAATAAACAATAAATACTTGTTGGATTCCGACGCATTCATAAAATGAAAAGGAAGCGGTGCCCAGCACCGATCAGCACTGGCGCCAGTGCGAAAGATCACGTCAAAAATGCACAGAACATGGAACATCTAAGAGAGGCTCCCTACATGGAAATCACAAGTATTGACGTCTATCTGCTTGACGCGGGAAATCAACGAGAGTACCGGCGTCCAGTTGTATGCCGGGTGCATACGGATGAAGGCATCTTTGGAGACGGGGAGGCGGGCATCCCCTACGGGATCGGCGCCCCAGGCGCGTTCGGAATGCTCCAGGACATCGCCCACCTTGCAATTGGCATGGACCCCATGGAGAACGAGGTCATCTGGAGCAAGATGTTCAAGGCCAGCTCATGGGGCCTTGGCGGAGGAGGCATCATCTTCGCCGGCATTAGCGCCATTGACATGGCCGTTTGGGACATTCGCGGCAAAAAGCTCGGCGTCCCCATCTACGAACTTCTGGGAGGGAAGTTCCGCAGCGAGCTGCGGACCTATGCCTCACAGCTTCAGTTTGGCTGGGATGACAAGATCGGACCCTGGAAAACACCGGAGGAGTATGCCTCCGTTACGCAATACGCGCTTGACCAGGGATACGACTGCGTGAAAATTGACTTTACCCAGATTGCTCCGGACGGCACTCGACTGCCCAAGCACGACGTCGAGGGAATCCCGACCCCCAAGACAATGAAGATGCTTGATGACCGCATGGGCGCGGTTCGCGCTACGTGTGGCTGGGATTTCGACCTCATGGTCGAGTGTCATAGCCGCACTGACGCCATAAGCGCCATAAAGCTTGGACAGCTGTGCGACAAGTACAGCTGCATGGTCATCGAAGAGCCGACCATTCCCATGAACCCGCTGATGGACAAGGCCGTTCATGAAAAGGTCAAGACCCCCATCGCTACTGGAGAGCGCCTGTATGGGCGTTGGAACTATCTGGGCCACTTCCTAAACAATGCCGTTCAGCTGGCACAGCCCGACGCGTCCAACTGTGGAGGCATCACCGAGGTCAAGAAGATTTGTGATATGGCAGAGGTCTTCGATGTCACTATGCAGGTTCATTGCTCGGGAGGTCCGCTTTCGACGGCGGCGTCACTTCAGGTTGAAGCCGCGATTCCGAACTTCTGCATCCACGAGCATCATTTCCGCAGCACTCAGCCCGACATAAGGAGGCTCTGCAAATACGACTATCAGCCCGTCGACGGTGTCTACGAGGTGCCCGATCTTCCAGGGCTCGGAAACGAGACGTCCGACTGGGCAATCGAGCACGCCCTCAAACATGCACAGGTAAACAGCGCCAAGCGTGGCCTGAACGGTTAACCCATACGTATGCCACGAGTCGGGCGCCCAGGATCCGGCTCGTGGCATACGTATTTACACCAACTAAAAGGGGGATGAATAACGTGGAAATACTCGCGGTAATCCTTACGCTTGCATACATTTTTTTCGTGTCTTACCTCGTCATTAAACAGTACAACGTGGTTTTTGTCTTTATGTCTTCAGGCATTGCCGTCCTTCTCCTTTGCGCATTGCTTACGGGCCAGTCGGTATTAGACGCCGACAAGTCAACTGGCAACCTCCTGATTGACGTCTTTCAGTTTGTGGAGAACGAGTTCAATTCCAATACCGCTGGAACCGGAATTACCCTGATGGTCGTCTCAGGCTACGCAGCATACATGTCACATATTAGGGCGTCTAATAAGTTGGCAAAGATCGTTGTAGGTCCCCTCTCCAAACTGAGGTCACCCTACCTCGTCGCAGCGCTCTTGTTCGTCATTGATAGCTACATGAAAACAATCATCAGCAGCCACTCGGCCCTGGGCATCCTACTCATGGCAATCGCATTTCCAATCTTAGTCGAGCTTGGGCTTAGTAGATTAAGCGCCGCAGCGATTGTGGTCATTGGCGGCTTCATTGACTGGGGGCCCAGCTCGCCCAGTGCCATTTTTGCCAGCAGCAAGGTTCTTGGGATCTCCCCCACTGAGTTCTTCCTTCAAGATCAGCTGCTGCCAGGAACAGTTCTCGTGCTGGTCGCGGCCATATTCACTGCCCTCTATTTCAGATACCTAGACAGGAAAGCCTCCGGTGGTTCTGACTCCAAGCTGGGGGTAGACAAAGTGGCGCCAGCGGAGACCGTCCCTAGCTGTCCAACTTGGTACGCCCTGTTCCCAGTGCTTCCTCTCGTGCTGATCATTGTGTTTTCAGTTCTCCCCGTCTTTAAACTCCAGGTGGTCTCCGCGTTCCTGCTCTCGCTTATGGTGGTATTCGTTATAGAGCTCGTTCGCTCCTCCAATAAAAAGGCCACTACGGGCGATTTCAAGATCGTCATGAGTGCCATGGGGAAATCCTTTACAAACGTGGTGACCATCATTATTGGTGCCAGCGTATTTGTCAAGGCGATCGAGTCTCTGGGCGGGATCACCATTATCTCGAACGCCCTCGCATCAGCCAATATCCCAATTCTGGCCAGCACCCTCATGTCCCTGATCACATTCCTTGCAGGGATAGTCCTCGGATCGGGAATCGCCTCCTGGTACGGGTTTGGCCCGCTCGTTCCGGACATCGCCACAAAAATGGGGATTTCCACCCTTTCTATCGCGCTCCCCATGGAAATCGCCTCCGGCATTGGTCGCTGCATGTCACCAGTCGCAGCAGTAATGATTGCCGTGGCAGGCATGGGCGGGGTGAAGCTGATGGACCTGGTCCGTCGGTGTGCCGTACCCTGCGTTGTAATATTTATTGCAAACCTAATCATCTGCGCCATCTTTACTCTCGTCTAAATCTGACAGGAGCCCCTACGAGGATGATTAGCGAACGCATCTCTGAGTCCTCGTATCAAAGTGCTCACAACGGACACCGCCGCTGTGAGCACGTCTTAAGCGCTGTGAGTATCTAGCGTCATGATGAAGCAGCCCTGCATGAAGAAGCTCTCGCCGATACGCC
This is a stretch of genomic DNA from Thermophilibacter immobilis. It encodes these proteins:
- a CDS encoding ketose-bisphosphate aldolase, with protein sequence MLINMNQMLGVAKSHGFAVGAFNLSDSNLFRTVVEAAEGNDAPAIVAIHPMELAYCKDDFLKYVLARVSNSPVPFVVHLDHGDSIESVMRAVRIGFSSVMIDGSALPFEENVAETAEVVRYCHMLGVSVEGELGTIGDTGISIEGGVTKVIYTDPSDARTFVERTGVDTLAVAIGTCHGLYPRGVEPKLRMDVLESIKAVVDVPLVLHGGSGNRDSEVAEAVSIGIQKVNISSDYKSAFFDRAREILSQAGSGWEPNAIFPSCIEAGKVVIAQKMGLFGSVGKASLYREAGMPQWRQAYC
- a CDS encoding PTS fructose transporter subunit IIC — encoded protein: MRIVAVTTCPTGVAHTYMAAEAIQKAAEQKGHCIKVETRGAMGAENELTKDEIDSADLVIIAADAAVSKERFVGKRLYEAGTSRAVKNADEFVENAIIRARVWGSSTTEASGPDQRMAADEKEGARGAVSQIYRHLMAGVSFMIPVVVAGGILLAISFIWGLDSATAGDPSYNPIAAALNFIGGGDGALGLMVPVLAAGIAYSIADRAGITAGLMCGWIAKYIGAGFLGGMIGGFLAGYTALLLVKYIKVPKSLESIKAVLLIPVLSVGISALIMWFVVGAPVSVLLGMLEGWLTGLNTSNKLALGIITGCMMAFDMGGPLNKSIFAFSMIAFEAGNYVPFASVMAGGVTPPLALALSCVLFKNRYTSEEREMGKSAWILGASNITEGAIPFAVGDPLHVIPCIMAGSAVSSTFSLVFNCACRVPHGGLWATLIPNVFDNPLMWVLSIACGTVVGAVLLGLVKKPLSDGEEV
- a CDS encoding Gfo/Idh/MocA family protein; the encoded protein is MRWGIMGLGHIAREFAEALASKQGIYAVASRDLAKSCAFKDEYGAVKAYGSYEEMLRDHSVEAVYVATVNSRHFADVRACLEHGKHVLCEKAIWGDYDELLELQDLARKGGLVLAEAMTIFHMPLFKKIANMIENDNLGTIKMVKADLGSLKEDDPANRFFSRELGGGAMLDIGTYALSFLRYFLRGSFDEIRCVTQAYQTGVDEMWAISLHTSEDMIGCANLAFRAKLPKRAIVAGDKAYVTVDNYVRAEEATLVYPDGTSSYIACGKTSDALAYEIEDFERAVSGDLAATCFDMSLDVVKTMDGLLRKRGYKS
- a CDS encoding MurR/RpiR family transcriptional regulator, giving the protein MSKKLGTIDTICAGYDTLSDTERRVADFILQNGGEIPRLSVREIAEGSQTSSATVSRFVRHAGYESFSALRLAIAEEQGVIEDDGSFPAATEISPDNAAGSIEYILATKIQELRGTALQLEPQLVNSVVDLIRWADTVEFAAVGNSIPLCSNLSFKLGQIGIRTICPPTTEAMILASLSLRRGDVLFVVSASGYSRRLETIVDNAEDSGATIVFVTSNPTSELAQRADVVLSAVSRDQMLAGSQFSSHISTDFVLETLFLFVFAGGGATHEHARMERKSLGKDKESTPTFS
- a CDS encoding LysR family transcriptional regulator: MQLRDIQYVLSVSKLGSFTEAASACFVSEPALSQAISKLESQLGTKLFLRGNGRHLTLTDAGKVFVGEGENVLDAMSALKEKMEACIGNRGKHLRLAIAPYYEKCYLSNVLASFQQSHPSVTFSIIEAMSDEGERLLVMGDVDLAFVISPRKDKSIKCKCVFDDDLVLIMPRTRVFMANMPQEDRPCSMDDFRKLSSVPFIVPKQGRRLRESVMAICKSAGFRPICSIETESSSNIYELVKSGCGVGIVPSGIIKGSNCSDIFYYALKTPLSRRQLSVAYNERASSDLALNFALYAVSMR
- a CDS encoding mandelate racemase/muconate lactonizing enzyme family protein; amino-acid sequence: MEITSIDVYLLDAGNQREYRRPVVCRVHTDEGIFGDGEAGIPYGIGAPGAFGMLQDIAHLAIGMDPMENEVIWSKMFKASSWGLGGGGIIFAGISAIDMAVWDIRGKKLGVPIYELLGGKFRSELRTYASQLQFGWDDKIGPWKTPEEYASVTQYALDQGYDCVKIDFTQIAPDGTRLPKHDVEGIPTPKTMKMLDDRMGAVRATCGWDFDLMVECHSRTDAISAIKLGQLCDKYSCMVIEEPTIPMNPLMDKAVHEKVKTPIATGERLYGRWNYLGHFLNNAVQLAQPDASNCGGITEVKKICDMAEVFDVTMQVHCSGGPLSTAASLQVEAAIPNFCIHEHHFRSTQPDIRRLCKYDYQPVDGVYEVPDLPGLGNETSDWAIEHALKHAQVNSAKRGLNG
- the dcuC gene encoding C4-dicarboxylate transporter DcuC encodes the protein MEILAVILTLAYIFFVSYLVIKQYNVVFVFMSSGIAVLLLCALLTGQSVLDADKSTGNLLIDVFQFVENEFNSNTAGTGITLMVVSGYAAYMSHIRASNKLAKIVVGPLSKLRSPYLVAALLFVIDSYMKTIISSHSALGILLMAIAFPILVELGLSRLSAAAIVVIGGFIDWGPSSPSAIFASSKVLGISPTEFFLQDQLLPGTVLVLVAAIFTALYFRYLDRKASGGSDSKLGVDKVAPAETVPSCPTWYALFPVLPLVLIIVFSVLPVFKLQVVSAFLLSLMVVFVIELVRSSNKKATTGDFKIVMSAMGKSFTNVVTIIIGASVFVKAIESLGGITIISNALASANIPILASTLMSLITFLAGIVLGSGIASWYGFGPLVPDIATKMGISTLSIALPMEIASGIGRCMSPVAAVMIAVAGMGGVKLMDLVRRCAVPCVVIFIANLIICAIFTLV